Proteins from one Prosthecobacter sp. genomic window:
- a CDS encoding DUF1592 domain-containing protein, with protein MPQPLAVFLDQHCIECHDADVKKGGLDLTALTFELKGKANLERWVQVHDKVRDGEMPPAKKPQPEQAEKGAFIAALKEPLIKADAADIAANGRVRSRRLTRTEYEHTLHDLLGIDIPLKILLPEDRASHGFETVADGQQLSHHQLAAYLDAADLALSEAFKRAVDGDESFQRYHTPQELAKSRRGNYRGPELREGKSITWPITLQFFGRTPTQVPQSGWYRITLREVEAINPGTDGAVWGTLRSGECESNAPMLYMIGLVEATSTPRDMVYEAWIQKGHQLEMKPNDGTLKRAPTGAKGGNVSFAGRDLAKQGFSGIAHRGIDMERIHPNADRFTVKKKLFGETGLEAVKTENVEKLVTRFATRAFRRPVTDEQAAPYREIARKSLTGGDSPTEALRAAYRAILCSPRFLTFIEAPGLLDDHAIASRLSYALWCSMPDFTLTKLANENKLHEPEVLAQQVERLLTDSKSKRFIHSFTDQWLKLNQIDFTTPDTRQFRDFDPAVQESMLQETRAYVTEMLRSDLNITHLVDSDFVFLNGRLARHYRADLELKPGEGLQKVALKPQDIRGGLVTQGAILKVTADGTSTSPVVRGVFINERILGNHIPPPPPGVPAIEPDIRGATSIRDQLDKHRNNESCASCHQTIDPPGFAHENYDPVGVWRTSYGQGNKGAKVNPTGTTPEGDAFTDLSSWKQIYTKRADQLARGFAQQFLTYSTGAPLRFSNVTTLNEITSKATGMRSLLREAVLSDIFRTK; from the coding sequence ATGCCCCAACCTCTCGCCGTGTTTCTCGATCAGCACTGCATCGAGTGTCATGACGCGGATGTGAAGAAGGGCGGGCTGGATCTGACCGCGCTGACCTTTGAACTGAAGGGCAAAGCCAATCTGGAGCGCTGGGTGCAGGTGCATGACAAAGTGCGCGATGGTGAGATGCCTCCCGCGAAGAAGCCGCAACCTGAGCAAGCGGAGAAGGGAGCCTTCATCGCCGCGCTCAAGGAACCGTTGATCAAGGCAGACGCCGCCGACATCGCCGCGAATGGCCGTGTGCGCAGCCGCAGGCTCACGCGTACTGAGTATGAGCACACGCTGCACGATCTGCTTGGCATCGACATCCCGCTCAAAATTCTCCTGCCCGAGGATCGCGCCTCCCATGGCTTTGAGACGGTCGCCGATGGTCAGCAACTCTCGCATCATCAGCTTGCGGCGTATCTGGATGCGGCCGACCTGGCGCTGAGCGAGGCCTTCAAACGAGCCGTCGATGGCGATGAATCCTTTCAGAGATACCACACGCCGCAGGAGCTGGCGAAAAGCCGCCGTGGCAACTATCGCGGCCCGGAGCTGCGCGAAGGCAAGAGCATCACCTGGCCGATCACGCTGCAGTTCTTCGGACGCACGCCCACCCAGGTGCCGCAGAGCGGCTGGTATCGCATCACACTGCGAGAGGTGGAGGCCATCAATCCTGGGACCGACGGGGCCGTCTGGGGCACATTGCGCTCAGGCGAGTGCGAGTCCAACGCGCCGATGCTTTACATGATCGGTCTCGTCGAGGCCACCAGCACACCGCGTGACATGGTTTATGAGGCCTGGATTCAAAAAGGGCATCAACTGGAGATGAAGCCGAACGACGGCACGCTCAAACGCGCCCCAACCGGTGCCAAAGGCGGTAATGTGTCCTTCGCAGGCCGTGATCTTGCCAAACAGGGCTTCTCCGGCATCGCGCATCGCGGCATCGACATGGAACGCATCCACCCGAATGCAGATCGATTCACCGTGAAGAAAAAACTCTTCGGCGAGACTGGTCTGGAGGCGGTGAAGACGGAGAACGTCGAAAAACTCGTCACCCGCTTCGCCACGCGTGCGTTTCGTCGTCCGGTCACAGATGAGCAAGCGGCTCCGTATCGCGAGATCGCCCGCAAATCGCTCACTGGCGGCGATTCGCCCACCGAAGCGCTCCGCGCCGCCTATCGTGCCATCTTGTGCTCGCCACGCTTCCTGACCTTCATCGAGGCTCCGGGGCTGCTGGATGATCACGCCATAGCCTCGCGGCTCAGCTACGCGCTGTGGTGCTCCATGCCCGATTTCACGCTCACAAAGTTGGCGAATGAAAACAAGCTCCACGAACCCGAAGTGCTGGCCCAGCAAGTTGAGCGACTGCTTACTGATTCCAAATCAAAGCGCTTCATCCACAGCTTCACCGACCAATGGCTCAAGCTGAACCAGATCGACTTTACCACGCCCGACACGCGCCAGTTCCGCGACTTTGATCCCGCCGTGCAGGAGTCCATGCTTCAGGAAACTCGCGCCTACGTCACCGAGATGCTGCGCAGTGATTTGAACATCACGCACCTCGTTGATTCCGACTTCGTCTTTCTCAATGGCCGGCTCGCCCGTCATTACCGCGCCGATTTGGAACTCAAGCCTGGTGAAGGCCTGCAAAAGGTGGCCTTGAAGCCGCAGGATATTCGCGGTGGTCTCGTGACGCAGGGTGCGATCCTCAAAGTCACCGCCGACGGCACCAGCACCTCGCCCGTAGTGCGCGGTGTCTTCATCAACGAGCGCATCCTCGGCAATCACATCCCGCCGCCACCGCCCGGTGTTCCCGCCATCGAGCCGGACATCCGTGGTGCCACCAGCATCCGCGACCAGCTCGACAAGCACCGCAACAACGAGAGCTGCGCCAGTTGTCATCAAACTATCGACCCGCCTGGGTTCGCGCATGAGAATTATGATCCTGTCGGTGTCTGGCGCACGAGCTACGGTCAGGGCAACAAAGGTGCGAAGGTCAATCCCACGGGCACCACGCCCGAAGGCGACGCCTTCACTGACCTTAGTTCTTGGAAGCAAATCTACACGAAGAGAGCCGATCAACTCGCCCGTGGCTTTGCTCAGCAATTCCTGACCTACTCCACCGGCGCTCCCTTGCGCTTCAGCAACGTAACCACGCTGAATGAGATCACCTCCAAAGCTACGGGCATGCGTTCACTCCTCCGTGAGGCCGTTTTGAGCGACATTTTCCGAACCAAGTAA
- a CDS encoding DUF1552 domain-containing protein, translated as MSTVTFQKHLSRRAMLRGAGITLGLPLLEAMTPAIAAVKETKQAKRFVGMSLALGLHNPNLVPEGSGRDYKPSRYLASIQDLREDFTVVSGSSHPGVTGGHTAEGSIFSACPNARGATSRNTISLDQLMAKHLGHETRFPSLVLNTNSQTSPSYTENGSMIPAENSAMRLFTRLFVNDTPVEQERQAELIRQGRSVMDVVGAEAKSLQRELGAGDRDKLDAWFTSVRELEQRLAANEAWTHKPKPKVTLKPPTQIPRDNEVAVERIFLDIVHMALVTDSTRFITLHVTGNNVQGIEGVDESYHTLSHHGMDEEKLAQLALVEQAAINEWAAFLRKLKTDKLLDDTMVLLTSNLGNASAHDNKNMPVLFAGGGFKHGQHLAFDQKDNYPLPNLYLSSLQRLGLEEERFATSETTMRGLEVA; from the coding sequence ATGAGCACTGTCACCTTTCAGAAACATCTTTCCCGCCGCGCCATGCTGCGCGGCGCGGGCATCACGCTCGGTTTGCCTCTGCTGGAGGCGATGACGCCAGCGATTGCAGCGGTCAAAGAGACAAAACAGGCGAAGCGATTCGTCGGCATGAGCCTCGCGCTGGGGCTGCACAATCCAAACTTGGTGCCGGAGGGCAGCGGGCGGGATTACAAGCCTTCGCGCTATCTCGCGAGCATCCAGGATTTGCGGGAGGATTTCACGGTGGTGTCGGGTTCGTCGCATCCGGGCGTCACGGGCGGTCACACGGCGGAAGGAAGCATCTTTTCGGCCTGCCCAAATGCTCGCGGGGCCACGTCGCGGAACACGATTTCGCTCGACCAGCTCATGGCGAAGCATCTGGGGCATGAAACGCGGTTCCCATCGCTCGTATTGAACACGAACTCGCAAACGAGCCCGAGTTACACGGAGAACGGCTCGATGATTCCCGCAGAAAACAGTGCGATGCGGCTGTTCACGCGGCTGTTCGTGAATGACACGCCCGTGGAGCAGGAACGGCAGGCGGAGCTGATCCGCCAGGGGCGCAGTGTGATGGATGTTGTCGGCGCGGAGGCCAAATCACTCCAGCGTGAACTCGGGGCAGGGGATCGCGATAAACTCGACGCATGGTTCACCAGCGTGCGCGAGCTGGAGCAGCGTCTGGCCGCGAACGAGGCCTGGACACACAAACCTAAGCCGAAAGTGACGCTCAAACCGCCGACGCAGATCCCACGCGACAACGAAGTGGCCGTGGAGCGCATCTTTCTCGACATCGTCCACATGGCGCTCGTCACGGACAGCACGCGCTTCATCACACTGCACGTCACGGGCAACAACGTGCAGGGCATCGAGGGTGTGGACGAGAGCTACCACACGCTCAGCCACCACGGCATGGATGAGGAAAAGCTGGCTCAGCTCGCGCTGGTGGAGCAGGCGGCGATCAACGAGTGGGCCGCCTTCTTGCGCAAACTGAAGACCGACAAGCTCCTCGACGACACGATGGTGCTGCTCACCTCGAACCTCGGCAACGCCTCCGCCCACGACAACAAGAACATGCCAGTCCTCTTTGCCGGAGGTGGCTTCAAGCACGGCCAGCACCTCGCTTTTGACCAGAAGGACAACTACCCGCTGCCCAATCTCTACCTCAGCTCCCTGCAACGCCTCGGCCTCGAAGAGGAGCGCTTCGCAACGAGCGAAACGACCATGCGCGGGCTGGAGGTGGCGTGA
- a CDS encoding alpha/beta hydrolase, with protein MRSAFFLLLLACTSGWCDTQTDLEYAKAGDWSLKLDLHRPQAVNPPLIIYVHGGAWRAGSKSDVPVAELLDHGFAIASVDYRLSTQSRFPAQIHDIKAAIRFLRANAARFQVNSEKIAIIGSSAGGHLAALVGVTNGHKELEGTIGENLDQSSDVSCIVSFYGASNLQSILGQSTEFGLTVRIPALKLLLGEVPEQKPELAKLASPVAHLDKGDPPLLLIHGDADPQMPVEQSREFAKACEAKKLPVTFITMPGSKHGGVEFYAPEMMSLVAKFLGEHLR; from the coding sequence ATGAGAAGCGCGTTTTTTCTGCTCCTGCTCGCTTGCACCAGCGGATGGTGTGACACGCAGACGGATCTTGAGTATGCGAAAGCGGGTGACTGGTCTTTAAAGCTCGATTTGCACCGCCCGCAGGCGGTGAATCCGCCTCTCATCATCTATGTGCATGGCGGTGCATGGCGTGCGGGCTCAAAGTCGGATGTGCCGGTCGCGGAGTTGCTCGATCACGGCTTTGCCATTGCGAGTGTGGATTACCGGCTTTCGACGCAATCCCGGTTTCCGGCGCAGATTCATGACATCAAGGCGGCTATTCGATTTCTGCGGGCAAATGCCGCCCGGTTTCAGGTGAACTCTGAGAAGATCGCGATCATCGGCTCCTCAGCCGGTGGGCATCTTGCCGCGTTGGTTGGTGTGACGAACGGCCATAAGGAGCTTGAGGGAACCATCGGCGAGAATCTCGATCAAAGCAGTGATGTGAGCTGCATTGTCAGTTTTTACGGCGCATCGAATCTTCAATCGATCCTCGGCCAGAGCACAGAGTTTGGCCTCACGGTAAGGATTCCTGCGCTGAAACTTCTTTTGGGTGAGGTGCCGGAGCAGAAACCTGAATTGGCAAAGCTCGCCAGCCCGGTGGCACATCTCGACAAGGGAGATCCACCGCTGCTGCTGATTCACGGTGATGCAGATCCGCAGATGCCGGTGGAGCAGTCACGTGAGTTTGCGAAGGCGTGCGAGGCCAAAAAGCTGCCGGTGACATTCATCACGATGCCGGGCAGCAAGCACGGTGGTGTCGAGTTTTATGCACCTGAAATGATGTCTCTCGTCGCCAAGTTCCTCGGCGAGCATCTGCGCTAG
- a CDS encoding dihydroxy-acid dehydratase, producing the protein MTENHPLNWNSRNLTHGWQRGVNAFFWGLGFKPEDFDKAQIGIGTPLLDGNICNIHAHELAQLIKQGCADAGLIGFPFGVSPVSDNITQGNIGGAASLCSRNLMANGAEMVCTSHCYDAIIGLHHCDKNGPAFAMALARTNYPGLIVNGGSIMPGCHKGHSTSILDVYDAAAKEKQGTMSYEESEQIIRTACPGAGGCGIAASFNTWGIALEAMGLSLPDTSSMPAIEAGKRSECLRVGQAVRNLLEKNIRPRDIITKASISNAMTAIAAIGGSTNGVLHILAVAREAGVDFTLRDVQAICRKTPVLCNFAPRGRGTMNDLHRLGGTTMLLKHIFDTGLLDGSCITVTGQTLAENLADAAPVPFPNDLISPLDAPFKEYADIQICFGNIAPHGMVFKVSSLDEPRFEGAAICFTDSKGVSDAAAAGRIKPGHIVVIRGCGPVGLGMPEMHVASAALAVPELYGKVALLSDTRVSGVSGGAVGVHCSPEAAVGGPIARVQDGDKIAFDLLAGTIEVKADLDARSQTIHPISHPFGYLADFAATVTQAHEGCVPRWVTQRT; encoded by the coding sequence ATGACAGAAAATCACCCGCTCAACTGGAACTCCCGCAACCTCACCCACGGCTGGCAGCGTGGAGTCAATGCCTTCTTCTGGGGTCTCGGCTTCAAGCCGGAGGATTTCGACAAAGCGCAGATTGGCATCGGTACCCCGTTGCTCGATGGCAACATCTGCAACATCCACGCCCACGAGCTGGCCCAGCTCATCAAACAGGGTTGTGCCGACGCCGGCCTAATCGGCTTCCCCTTCGGCGTCTCGCCGGTGAGTGATAACATCACGCAAGGCAACATCGGCGGCGCGGCCTCTCTATGCTCCCGCAATCTCATGGCCAACGGCGCGGAAATGGTCTGCACCTCGCACTGCTACGACGCCATCATCGGCCTGCACCACTGCGACAAAAACGGCCCTGCCTTCGCGATGGCGCTTGCACGCACGAACTACCCCGGTCTCATCGTCAACGGCGGCAGCATCATGCCCGGCTGCCACAAAGGTCACTCCACCAGCATTCTCGATGTGTACGACGCTGCCGCGAAGGAAAAGCAGGGCACGATGAGCTACGAGGAGTCCGAGCAAATCATCCGCACGGCATGCCCAGGCGCGGGAGGCTGCGGTATCGCTGCCTCCTTCAACACTTGGGGCATCGCCCTCGAAGCGATGGGCCTCAGCCTCCCCGACACCTCCTCCATGCCCGCCATTGAGGCCGGAAAACGCAGCGAATGCCTCCGCGTCGGCCAGGCCGTGCGCAACCTGCTCGAAAAAAACATCCGCCCGCGCGACATCATCACCAAAGCATCCATTTCTAACGCCATGACCGCGATCGCAGCCATTGGCGGCTCCACCAACGGCGTTCTGCACATCCTTGCCGTGGCGCGCGAGGCTGGCGTGGACTTCACGCTGCGTGATGTGCAGGCCATCTGCCGCAAAACACCTGTGTTGTGCAATTTCGCGCCGCGTGGACGCGGCACCATGAACGACCTGCACCGCCTCGGCGGCACCACGATGCTCTTGAAGCACATTTTCGACACCGGTCTGCTCGACGGCTCGTGCATCACGGTCACAGGGCAAACCTTGGCCGAAAATCTCGCCGACGCGGCACCCGTCCCCTTCCCGAACGATCTCATCTCCCCGCTCGACGCTCCGTTCAAAGAATACGCCGACATCCAAATCTGCTTCGGCAACATCGCCCCTCACGGCATGGTCTTCAAAGTCTCTTCCCTAGATGAACCGCGCTTTGAAGGCGCCGCCATCTGTTTCACCGACAGTAAAGGCGTCTCCGATGCCGCTGCTGCTGGCAGGATCAAACCCGGCCACATCGTTGTCATCCGTGGCTGCGGCCCCGTGGGCCTCGGTATGCCAGAAATGCACGTCGCCAGCGCCGCGCTCGCTGTGCCAGAGCTCTACGGCAAAGTCGCTCTGCTCTCCGACACACGCGTCTCCGGCGTCTCCGGCGGCGCGGTGGGCGTGCATTGCAGCCCGGAGGCAGCCGTCGGCGGACCCATTGCCCGCGTGCAGGATGGCGATAAGATTGCATTCGACCTCCTCGCTGGCACCATTGAGGTCAAAGCGGATCTGGATGCCCGGTCGCAGACCATTCATCCCATCTCTCATCCTTTTGGCTATCTGGCCGACTTTGCCGCCACTGTGACTCAGGCGCACGAGGGCTGTGTGCCGCGCTGGGTCACACAACGAACTTGA
- a CDS encoding 8-amino-7-oxononanoate synthase yields MEERTEPWNITTQLDELRAQRLWRELTPLDEVAGVVVRAGGREWVNFSSNDYLGLAGSPEMRTALAEGVAKYGGGAGASRLVCGTHRVHRDLEEALADFKGTEAALTFSSGFAVALGTIPALVGPGDTIILDKLCHASLVDAARLSGAAIRVFPHNHLEKLERLLKTAKGRVLVLTESIFSMDGDAAPLREIVELKEKYGAWLLVDEAHAVGVLGPQGRGLAAELGVDQRVDLHLGTLSKAFGLSGGYLAASRQVIDLLVNRARSFIYSTAPPFHLAHALCAILNFIRSEQGDALRKTVRGNAQSTKNLLSTIGLGPPTAPSTILPVILGDEGLAMRASQQLREAGFLIPCIRYPTVARGSARLRITVNAPHSAAQIDALGTALRANV; encoded by the coding sequence ATGGAAGAGCGCACGGAACCATGGAACATCACCACGCAGCTCGACGAATTGCGCGCCCAGAGGCTTTGGCGTGAACTCACACCGCTGGACGAGGTGGCCGGGGTCGTCGTGCGGGCCGGAGGCCGGGAGTGGGTCAATTTTTCCTCGAACGACTACCTGGGTTTGGCGGGATCACCGGAAATGCGGACAGCTCTCGCAGAGGGAGTGGCAAAATATGGTGGTGGAGCAGGCGCTTCGAGACTTGTGTGCGGCACGCATCGTGTGCATCGCGATCTGGAAGAAGCTTTGGCCGATTTCAAGGGGACAGAGGCAGCACTGACCTTCAGCAGCGGATTTGCCGTGGCACTGGGCACGATCCCGGCGCTCGTGGGGCCGGGGGACACGATCATCCTCGACAAACTCTGCCATGCCAGTCTGGTCGATGCAGCGAGATTGAGCGGGGCGGCGATCCGTGTGTTCCCGCACAATCACCTCGAAAAGCTCGAACGCCTGCTGAAAACCGCGAAGGGACGTGTCCTCGTACTCACCGAATCGATCTTCAGCATGGACGGTGATGCCGCCCCGCTACGGGAGATCGTCGAACTCAAAGAAAAGTACGGAGCCTGGCTGCTCGTGGACGAAGCACACGCCGTGGGCGTCCTGGGCCCGCAAGGGCGAGGTCTTGCCGCCGAACTTGGTGTGGATCAACGCGTGGATCTGCATCTGGGGACCCTAAGCAAGGCATTTGGCCTTAGCGGAGGCTATCTGGCAGCGTCACGACAAGTCATCGACCTGCTGGTCAACCGAGCGCGTAGTTTCATCTACTCGACGGCCCCGCCGTTTCATCTGGCTCATGCTCTTTGCGCCATCTTGAACTTCATCCGCAGCGAACAAGGTGATGCCTTGAGGAAAACGGTGCGGGGCAATGCCCAAAGCACGAAAAATCTACTGTCCACAATCGGACTCGGGCCTCCAACCGCTCCGAGTACCATTTTACCGGTGATTTTGGGTGATGAAGGGCTGGCCATGAGGGCGAGTCAGCAATTGCGAGAAGCCGGATTCCTGATCCCTTGCATCCGCTATCCCACAGTCGCCCGAGGCAGCGCCAGGCTGCGTATCACCGTCAATGCCCCTCACTCGGCCGCCCAAATCGATGCTCTGGGGACCGCCTTGCGAGCGAACGTTTAA
- a CDS encoding tetratricopeptide repeat protein produces MRLPNLLKISVLPVMSALCHAQDGAAQFNPAKMEKTGMLPPHTKVLGERAVAAFGKKDWPAARKAYQEMLELDDGNALVWANLGAVEQQAGDLKRAIECFEKSVQFNPQLAPSWTALGLLVQQQGDTYRAISCFTRAIHEDPEDARAHNFLAIAVKGLAWADAAEVELQKAIEMKPDYGIAHFNMALMLLERRPPAIELARRHYEKALTLGVAKDDVVERRLKE; encoded by the coding sequence ATGAGGCTCCCCAATTTGCTGAAAATCTCCGTGCTGCCAGTGATGAGCGCGCTTTGCCATGCCCAGGACGGCGCGGCGCAGTTCAACCCGGCGAAGATGGAAAAAACCGGCATGCTGCCGCCACATACGAAGGTGCTGGGAGAACGTGCAGTGGCGGCGTTTGGCAAAAAAGACTGGCCCGCCGCACGCAAGGCCTACCAAGAAATGCTGGAATTGGATGATGGAAATGCACTGGTTTGGGCAAACTTGGGCGCGGTTGAGCAGCAGGCGGGCGATTTGAAACGGGCCATCGAGTGCTTTGAAAAGTCAGTGCAGTTTAATCCGCAACTCGCGCCATCGTGGACGGCGCTGGGTTTGCTCGTGCAACAGCAGGGAGACACCTACCGGGCGATCTCTTGCTTCACGCGGGCGATCCATGAGGATCCCGAAGATGCACGAGCACACAATTTCCTGGCCATCGCCGTGAAGGGCCTCGCCTGGGCCGATGCGGCGGAGGTGGAATTGCAGAAGGCGATCGAAATGAAGCCGGACTATGGCATCGCGCACTTCAACATGGCGCTGATGCTGCTGGAGCGGCGCCCGCCCGCGATTGAGCTGGCGAGAAGGCATTACGAGAAGGCCCTGACGCTCGGCGTGGCGAAGGACGATGTGGTGGAACGCCGTCTGAAGGAGTGA
- the lexA gene encoding transcriptional repressor LexA, translating to MFLDTDTRLTARQQELLDYLRSYQRTEGVMPSTRDIQRHFGFSSQTAAMSHLRALEKKGVIQRHAHKARAVVFPEDLDRAEIIDIPVFGQIPAGMSAADMVQHAEKCISVDVNTLGIPRTAKSFALKVRGESMIGALIGDGDLVILEIREPRPRDIVAALIDGETTLKRYLLQDSQPFLKAENPEFPDLIPARELTIQGVMIGLIRHVRRE from the coding sequence ATGTTCCTCGACACCGACACCCGCCTCACCGCCCGTCAGCAAGAGCTGCTCGACTACCTGCGCAGCTACCAGCGCACCGAAGGCGTCATGCCCTCCACGCGTGACATCCAGCGCCACTTCGGTTTCTCCAGTCAGACCGCCGCCATGAGCCACCTGCGTGCGCTGGAAAAGAAAGGCGTCATTCAGCGCCACGCCCACAAGGCGCGTGCCGTCGTCTTCCCAGAGGACCTCGATCGCGCCGAAATCATCGACATCCCCGTCTTTGGCCAAATCCCTGCTGGCATGTCTGCGGCAGACATGGTGCAGCACGCGGAGAAATGCATCTCCGTCGATGTGAACACCCTCGGCATCCCGCGCACTGCGAAAAGCTTTGCGCTCAAGGTGCGCGGCGAATCCATGATCGGCGCCCTCATCGGCGATGGCGACCTCGTCATCCTCGAAATCCGTGAGCCACGCCCCCGCGACATCGTCGCGGCCCTCATCGACGGCGAAACGACCCTCAAGCGCTACCTCCTCCAGGACTCACAGCCCTTCCTCAAGGCCGAGAACCCTGAGTTCCCTGACCTCATTCCGGCACGTGAGCTGACGATTCAAGGCGTCATGATCGGACTGATCCGCCATGTGCGGAGGGAGTAA
- a CDS encoding carboxypeptidase M32: MTAYQSLCEVVSEIALITSTEAVLGWDQETYMPEKALDHRARQLSYLTGKAHALLTSKHTLKLLERAETEMPEDATQAANVRGLRRDIDQATKLPQKLVKEESEVCAHAKAAWAEARGKSNFAMFAPHLEKVLTIAQKKADLFGYEDEPYDALLDLYERGAKTREVAVLFEKLKPQLAEIAREAVAKSKKVKPGALRGKYPIEKQQVLNREIAESIGFDFDAGRIDTTAHPFCTTLGPGDVRLTTRYDEKDFLSSLFGVLHEAGHGLYEQGLPGLDYGLYSGSAASLGIHESQSRLWENHVGRSRTFWAKWLPRAQELFPHLRKVKIDAFMKEMLRSEFSFIRVEADEATYDLHILLRFGIERRLVKGELAVKDVPKVWNEEYRELFGMTPPDDRHGCLQDIHWSMGGLGYFATYTLGNLNAAQLFATAKKQRKITTALEKCDYAPLLKWLRDNVHAHGGALLPQEIITQATGKPTDAKWHIAHLRERYVG, translated from the coding sequence ATGACCGCCTACCAATCTCTCTGCGAAGTTGTTTCTGAAATCGCCCTCATTACCTCGACCGAAGCGGTGCTGGGGTGGGATCAGGAGACTTACATGCCGGAGAAGGCGCTGGATCATCGGGCACGGCAGTTGTCGTATCTGACAGGGAAGGCGCATGCGTTGCTGACCTCGAAGCATACGCTGAAGCTGCTGGAACGGGCGGAGACGGAGATGCCGGAAGATGCGACGCAGGCGGCGAATGTGCGCGGGTTGCGGCGTGACATCGACCAGGCGACGAAACTGCCGCAAAAGCTGGTGAAGGAGGAGAGCGAGGTGTGCGCGCATGCGAAGGCGGCGTGGGCTGAGGCGCGCGGGAAGTCGAACTTTGCGATGTTTGCACCGCATCTGGAAAAGGTGCTCACCATTGCGCAAAAGAAGGCGGATCTGTTTGGCTACGAGGACGAACCGTATGATGCGCTGCTGGACCTGTATGAACGCGGGGCGAAGACGCGGGAGGTGGCGGTGCTGTTTGAAAAGCTGAAGCCGCAACTAGCGGAGATCGCCCGCGAGGCGGTGGCGAAGTCGAAGAAGGTGAAGCCGGGCGCACTGCGTGGGAAGTATCCCATCGAGAAGCAGCAGGTTTTGAACCGTGAAATCGCGGAGAGCATTGGTTTTGATTTCGACGCGGGCCGCATCGACACGACGGCGCATCCGTTCTGCACCACGCTGGGGCCGGGCGACGTGCGGCTGACGACGCGGTATGACGAGAAGGATTTTCTGTCGTCGCTCTTCGGCGTGCTGCATGAGGCGGGGCACGGATTGTATGAGCAGGGGCTGCCGGGGCTGGATTACGGCCTGTACTCGGGCAGTGCGGCGTCACTGGGCATTCACGAGTCGCAGAGCCGCTTGTGGGAGAATCACGTGGGCCGCAGCCGCACGTTCTGGGCGAAGTGGCTGCCGCGGGCGCAGGAGCTGTTCCCGCATCTGCGGAAGGTGAAGATCGACGCCTTCATGAAGGAAATGCTGCGCAGCGAATTCAGCTTCATCCGCGTGGAGGCGGACGAGGCGACGTATGATCTGCACATCCTGCTGCGGTTTGGCATCGAGCGTCGCCTGGTGAAGGGCGAACTGGCGGTGAAGGACGTGCCAAAGGTGTGGAATGAGGAATACCGTGAGCTGTTCGGCATGACGCCGCCGGATGACCGGCACGGCTGTCTCCAGGACATTCACTGGAGCATGGGCGGGCTCGGTTACTTCGCGACCTACACGCTGGGAAATCTCAATGCGGCGCAGTTGTTCGCCACGGCGAAGAAGCAGCGGAAGATCACAACGGCGCTGGAGAAATGCGATTATGCGCCGCTGCTGAAGTGGCTGCGCGACAATGTGCATGCACATGGAGGCGCGCTGCTGCCGCAGGAAATTATCACGCAGGCGACGGGCAAGCCGACGGATGCCAAATGGCACATCGCGCACCTGCGGGAGCGGTATGTCGGATAA
- a CDS encoding aldehyde dehydrogenase family protein, which produces MSRLHITKTPKCYVGGAFIRSESGRVAELHDASGAFFANIPQCTRKDLRNAVEAAAKAGPGWAKRTAFNRGQILYRMAEMIEARGVELAEAIALGGSSKADASREVTATIDRIVHYAGWTDKYEQILGSVNPVASSHFNFTVTEPMGIIGIIAPDDSPLLALISLILPAITSGNSVVALASTTQPYPSILLGEMLATSDLPGGVVNLLTGLRSELLPTFATHEHLRALSGVANAEERKALRLGAAESVKRVRLLKAEEPIDWFADKMQGAEEIRALIEFKTTWHPVGA; this is translated from the coding sequence ATGTCACGTCTCCACATCACCAAAACTCCGAAGTGCTACGTCGGCGGTGCTTTCATCCGCAGCGAGAGCGGACGCGTGGCCGAGTTGCATGATGCCTCCGGCGCGTTCTTCGCCAACATCCCGCAATGCACGCGCAAAGACCTGCGCAATGCCGTGGAGGCTGCGGCAAAGGCCGGGCCGGGCTGGGCGAAGCGCACGGCCTTCAATCGCGGACAGATTCTGTATCGCATGGCGGAGATGATCGAGGCACGCGGCGTCGAACTGGCCGAGGCGATTGCTCTTGGCGGCAGCTCGAAGGCGGATGCGTCACGCGAAGTCACAGCGACGATTGATCGCATCGTGCATTACGCGGGCTGGACGGACAAATACGAGCAGATCCTCGGCAGCGTGAACCCGGTGGCCTCATCGCACTTCAATTTCACGGTGACGGAGCCGATGGGCATCATCGGCATCATCGCGCCAGATGATTCGCCTTTGCTGGCGCTGATCTCACTGATCCTGCCCGCGATCACGAGTGGGAACAGTGTGGTGGCGCTCGCCAGCACGACGCAGCCGTATCCGAGCATTCTGCTGGGTGAAATGCTGGCCACCAGCGACCTGCCCGGCGGCGTGGTGAATCTCCTCACCGGCCTGCGCAGCGAACTGCTGCCCACCTTTGCCACGCATGAGCATCTTCGTGCCTTGAGCGGTGTGGCGAATGCCGAAGAACGCAAGGCCTTGCGACTCGGTGCCGCTGAAAGCGTGAAACGCGTACGTTTGCTGAAGGCCGAAGAACCCATCGACTGGTTCGCGGACAAGATGCAGGGCGCGGAGGAAATCCGGGCGCTGATCGAGTTCAAGACGACGTGGCATCCGGTGGGTGCTTGA